A stretch of DNA from bacterium:
AAGGGCCGCGGGCTGCAGCTCTGGGCCGACGTGACCGTGCGCGTGCCCGCGGGCCGCGAGGCCGACGTCCGCCTGGGCGTCGGCCGCATCGAGGCCGAGGGCGTGCGCGGCGACCTCGTGCTGGACATCAGTTCCGGGTCGGTGGCGGCCCGCGGCATCGTGGGCTCGGTCCTGGCCGACACGGGCAGCGGTTCGGTGGAGTTCCTGGACATCGACGGCGACGCCACCGCCGACACCGGCAGCGGCGAAGTCGTCATGCGGCGCTGCCGCGGCGAGGAGATCAAGGCCGACACCGGCAGCGGCGGCGTGACGCTCGAGGACGTCGCCTGCGAGCGGCTCGTGGCCGACACCGGCAGTGGCGGCGTGCAGGCCGAGGCCGTCGACGCCGGGTCCGCGCTGATCGACACCGGCAGCGGCTCCGTCCTGCTGCAGCTGACGCGCATGGGTGGCGGCCGGTTCGTCGTCGATACCGGCAGCGGCGGCGTGGAACTGGTCCTGCCGCGCGACGCGTCCTGCCGCGTGACGGCCGAGACCGGCAGCGGCGGCGTGCACGTCGACGTGCCCGGCGTCGCGGCCCCGGGTCGCCACACCGACGAGCTCGAGTTCACGGTGGG
This window harbors:
- a CDS encoding DUF4097 family beta strand repeat-containing protein; this encodes MRRSVVPAAALLVLLLAGPLAAQEFTESFTLDLASLHVIDLIGEVRVLPAAGDAFEVEVAVKGVDARRDRLDIVVDEDERTLRVDFPLDKERDYVYPPLKNGKTSIQFDQRDEGNHDFWEAVSMLLGSERVTVRGKGRGLQLWADVTVRVPAGREADVRLGVGRIEAEGVRGDLVLDISSGSVAARGIVGSVLADTGSGSVEFLDIDGDATADTGSGEVVMRRCRGEEIKADTGSGGVTLEDVACERLVADTGSGGVQAEAVDAGSALIDTGSGSVLLQLTRMGGGRFVVDTGSGGVELVLPRDASCRVTAETGSGGVHVDVPGVAAPGRHTDELEFTVGGGEAQVTLDTGSGGIRVRMQ